From a single Lolium rigidum isolate FL_2022 chromosome 7, APGP_CSIRO_Lrig_0.1, whole genome shotgun sequence genomic region:
- the LOC124678047 gene encoding probable BOI-related E3 ubiquitin-protein ligase 3 yields the protein MAVQARFLSHAFPHDLTAFKSMEDPSSQFFQDWAPAVPGNANTTVLSDLPRSELTCNDNYGFVPRKRARMATEEPAAGLAEIARQRLILQQQQQQEAAAMHGLVLPYDAQTTRAVGSGAASTSGRMANAAAAVSQGLTALLYNQGVETDALIRLESERMRAGLEEARRRHARAVLAAVERAAAGRLQAVEADLERARYRNAELEERLRQMTAEGQAWLGVARSHEAVAAGLRATLDQLLQPACAGAVEADAEDAQSCCFETAGDNNADDTACKVAAPSCKACGQGDACVLLLPCRHLSVCAACEPAVDTCPVCAATKNASLHVLLS from the exons ATGGCAGTGCAGGCGCGGTTCCTCTCCCACGCCTTCCCCCACGACCTCACCGCCTTCAAATCAATGGAGGACCCCTCATCCCAGTTCTTCCAAGACTGGGCGCCCGCGGTGCCCGGGAACGCGAACACCACCGTCCTCAGCGACCTCCCGCGGAGCGAGCTCACCTGCAACGACAACTACGGCTTCGTGCCCAGGAAGCGCGCGCGGATGGCCACCGAAGAGCCGGCGGCGGGGCTCGCCGAAATCGCCAGGCAGCGCCTGattctgcagcagcagcagcagcaggaggcggcggcgatgcACGGGCTGGTCCTGCCTTATGACGCGCAGACCACCAGGGCCGTCGGCTCCGGCGCGGCGTCCACCAGCGGGAGGATGGCCAATGCCGCCGCGGCCGTCTCGCAGGGCCTCACCGCGCTGCTCTACAACCAGGGCGTCGAGACCGACGCGCTCATCCGGCTCGAG AGCGAGCGCATGCGAGCGGGGCTCGAGGAGGCGCGCCGGCGCCACGCGCGGGCAGTTCTCGCCGCCGTggagcgcgcggcggcggggcggctgcAGGCCGTGGAGGCCGACCTGGAGCGCGCGCGCTACCGCAACGCCGAGCTGGAGGAGCGGCTCCGGCAGATGACCgcggagggccaggcgtggctcggCGTCGCCAGGAGCCACGAGGCCGTCGCCGCGGGACTCCGCGCCACGCTGGACCAGCTCCTGCAGCCCGCCTGCGCGGGCGCCGTCGAGGCCGACGCGGAGGACGCCCAGTCCTGCTGCTTCGAGACCGCTGGCGACAACAACGCGGACGACACGGCGTGCAAAGTGGCCGCGCCGTCGTGCAAGGCGTGCGGCCAGGGGGACGCCTGCGTGCTTCTGCTCCCGTGCCGGCACCTGTCCGTCTGCGCCGCGTGCGAGCCCGCCGTGGATACCTGCCCCGTCTGCGCCGCCACCAAGAACGCCTCGCTCCATGTCCTGCTCTCCTGA